In the Candidatus Dependentiae bacterium genome, CCAACAACACGTTTTGCGTACTGTACAGGAACTTTTCGCTCACCCCGTTCAAGGAAAATGATACATCCAACAAGAAGAAGTGCAAATATTGCAAGCAATCCCACCATAAGAATATCAGTTTGACCTAAACGTATGTTTTCAAAGATCGTAAACAAAGCCTGTGGCATGCTCGCAACAATACCGGCAAAAATGATCATGGAACTTCCATTTCCAATCCCATGCGTATTAATTTGCTCACCAAGCCACATCACAAACAGAGAACCAACGCTTAAAAAAAGCAGCGCTGTTAGGCGAAATCCCCACCCTGGAGTGATAACTAAGCCCGGCTGTCGCTCAATATATACTGCAATACCAAGCGCTTGTACAACTCCGACAACAAGTGCTAAATAACGCGTATACTGACCAATAATACGACGACCATACTCACCTTCTTTTGATAGTGCCTCAAGCGTTGGAACCATCACCGTCAAAAGCTGCATCATAATTGATGCGCTAATATACGGAGACATACCCAGTGCAAAAATTGCAAAATTCTTCAATGCACCGCCTGAAAACAAATCAAGATATGATAGAAAACCACCTGCTGAGCCTGAGCTAAACAACTGATTCAACGCTATAACGTCAACACCTGGAATTGGAACGTGCGCTCCAAATCTAAAAACAGCGAAAACGCTTAACGTTACTACCAATTTTTTTCGTAAGTCAGATACGAAAAAAATATTCTTTAAATTATGAAGTAGTGCCACCACTTCCGTTCTCCCCTATCAGCTGTATTGTACCGCCAGCCTTTTGGATAGCTTCTGATGCAGACTTACTGCAAGCATTTACATGCACGATAAGATTCTTATTAAGTAATCCATCACCCAAAATTTTGATATGGGCTTTGCGATTACCTTTGATAAGATTCTTTTCACGCAAGGATGCTCCATCAACCTTCTCTCCTGATTGATAGCAGGCTTCCAATTGGTCTAAGTTCACAGTAAAAACTTCTTGCTTTAAAGGATTATTAAATCCTCGGCGAGGAAGTCTTCGAGACAAAGGCATTTGACCGCCTTCAAACCAAGCTTTTATTTCTGAGTTTGAACCAGAGCGACATCCTTGACCATCTTTACCTCTTCCAGAATGGCCACCGCGTGATCCACCGCGGCCTCTTCGCTTACGTTTTTTCGTAATTGGTTCTAATGAATTAAGCTGCAACATTCTTCTTTACCTCAAACAAATCATTCAGTGTTTTTCCGCGCATATTCGCTATCTGCTGAGCGGACTTCAATTTCTTCAGACCATCAATAGTCGCTTTAACTACGTTTTGTGGATTTGAAGCACCAAACGCTTTTGCAAGTACATCACGTACTCCAAGAGATTCCATAATGGATCGAACAGCACCACCAGCAATTACGCCGGTACCTTTTGATGCTGATCTAATAAGAACTGTACTTGCACCATGGCGACCAACAACAGTAAACGGCACTGTTGTTTTGTACAATGGAACAGCAAACATATTTTTTCTTGCACGTCGTAATGCTTTTGAAATTGCAGATGCAACTTCTCTGCTTTTTCCAAGCGCTACACCAATGCTGCCTTTTTTATCACCAACAACTACGAGTGCTGAGAATGCAAATCGTCGTCCGCCTTTAATAACTTTTGCAACGCGGCGAACACTCAAAACAGATTCAGAAAATTCTTCTGTCTGAGGCGCTTTTGCTTGGCCCATTGATCGTTTATTTTTTTCTTCTGCCATAATCATTCCAAATAATCAAAATAATTGTTAAAAACTCAACCCGCCTTCTCTCAGGCCATCAGCCAGGGCCTTAACCCTGCCATGATATAAATAGCTGCCACGGTCAAAGAAAACATCTTTGATCTCTTTTGCTACAGCTAATTTTCCAAGCTCGACACCAACTTGTTTTGCGACAAGTTTTTTGTCACCAGTTGGTTCATTCAAACTCAAAGAGGAAAAGCTCAACAATGTTGAGTGCGTTGCATCATCGATAATTTGAGCATAAATATGTTGCAAGCTTCTGAATACAGTTATGCGTGGCTTAAGGCCTTTGCTTGCAAGTTTATTTCGAACCCTAAATGCTCGACGTTTTTTTCTTAATTTAATATCTCGTTCAATGCTCATATAAAAACCTTCCAAAGCCTCTTGAATATACCAACCATTATGAAGACTTAGTTTTTCCAGCCTTACGTCTTACAACTTCACCATCTCTAACGATACCGGTACCTTTGTAAGGCTCAGGAGGTCTAAATGATCGAATAGCATCGCATACGTTACCAAGTATAAATTTATCAGCCGATTTAAAGATCAAATTTTGACCAGATTTATCAACTTCTAAGGTAACTTCTGCAGGCAAAATATATTCAATTTTATTCGTATAACCGAGCGAAAGAACAACTTTATTCCCAGTAACCAATGCTTTAAAACCAAGGCCAACAATGGTCATTTTTTGCTCAAAACCTGTTTCTACACCCTTAACTTTGTTCGCTAGTAAAGCTCGATTAAGCCCCATAAGCATACGGTTTTGACGAGTGTTTTCTAACATTTCCAGCTGCAATACTTTACCTTCAAGACTTATTTTAAGACTTGCTGCAGGTATTTCATGCAAAAATTTTCCTTTAGGGCCAGCGATAGAAACCTGATTGCCACTGAATTCAACTTTTGCTGTAGTAATAGCAATTGGCTTTCTTCCAATCTTTGACATAGACCGCCCTTTTACCAAACGTGGCAAATAACTTCGCCACCAACAGACTGCTTGCGAGCTTGAGCATCAGTTATAACACCAATACTGGTTGTTACAATTGAAATCCCCAAACCACCGATAACGCGCTCAAGATTATTTGAACGTTCGTAATGACGACGCCCTGGTGTACTCACACGAGTAATCTCATGAATTACAGACTCACCCTTAACATACTTAAGATGAACTGTAAGTACTGGTTTGCCATCATTATCATTCACTTGAAAATCTTTTACGTACCCCTCAGCCTTTAACACGCTTGCTATGTTCACCTTCAAACCTGAAGATGGCATGGTTACTGAGCGTTTCTTAACCATGAGCCCATTTCGAATGATCGTTAAAAAATCTCCGATAGAATCTACTGACATCGTCGTATTCTCCGCATTTACCAACTAGCTTTTTTCACACCAGGCAACAAACCTTCAAGTGCATATTTTCTAAAACATAATCTGCACATCATAAACATGCGCATATATCCACGAGGTCTACCACATAGTCTGCAACGGTTTCTCAACCGAGTTGAAAACTTAGGTGGTTTGTTTGCTTTTTCAATTAACGCTTTTCGTGCCATACAAAATCCTTAAGCAAGCCTTATCGCCCTTTTTGAAAAGGCATCCCAAATTTTTTCAACAAAGCGAACGCGTGGGCATCTGAAGAAGTTGAAGTTTGAATTGTGACATTTATACCACGACTCTTACCAACTTTATCGTAATCAACTTCTGGAAATACCAACCAATCTTTTATACCCAAATTGTAACCACCACGACCGTCCAGCTTAGTTTTTACACCTTGGAAGTCTCTCACTGCAGGAAGTACAACACTAATAAGTTTATCTAAAAAATGATACATGCGTTCACCACGCAGAGTTACCATAATACCAATGGGCATACCCTCGCGAAGCTTAAAGCTTGCAATGGATTTTTTTGCAATTGTTCGCACTGCTGATTGACCAGCAATTTGACTGATAACATTTTTAACTTCTGTAAGTACCTTGCTATCACTCACTGCATCTTTTGCGCCCACGTTAATTACTATTTTTGTAACCTGAGGAACTTGCATAACATTTTCTAGGTTCAATTCTTTTTGCAGCTCAGCACGCAATTGATTTTTATATAAATCTTGCAAACGTGATTTCATAAACCTTACCTACTTATCTAAAAAGCTTCTTTGCAACGGTGACAAATTCTTACTTTTTCACTATCTTCTAAAAATCTGACTTGAACACGGCAAGCTTTTTTACAAGAAGAGCACACAGGCATCACTTTACACAAAGGTATAAAGCTTTCTTCTTTAACAATTTTGCTTTTATCCCCCGCTTTTCTGGCCTTAACGTGACGCGTTACTATGCCTACATCTTTTATCAAGACTCGATCATTTTTATGATCTACGGCAATCACAACGCCATGTTTTCCTTTGTCCTTTCCAGCCAGAACATATACGGTGTCATCTTTTTTAACACGGCTTAACATTTCAACCTCGTACCTTACAATACCTCTGGAGCCAAAGAAATAATTTTTGCATAGCCCTCAGCACGAAGCTCACGTGCAACAGGACCAAAAATTCGTGTGCCTACTGGTTGCTTTTCTTTATCAATAATAACTGCAGCGTTATCATCAAATCTAATATAGCTTCCATCTATGCGTCGTACTTCTTTTCTCGTACGAACAATAACAGCGTCCATGACAGCACTTTTTTTAACAGTTCCACCTGGGATTGCTTTTTTTACAGCAACTTTAACAATATCTCCCAAGTAGGCATATCGCTTACCAGTGCTTCCGCAGACACGGATTACTTCGGCTTCTTTAGCGCCAGAATTATCGGCAATCTTTAATCTTGTGCGTTCTTGTACCATAGTAATCCCCCTCTACTGAGAAACAATTCGACTCAACATCATATGTTTAGTCTTAGACAAAGGCCGACACTCAACGATCTCAACAACATCGCCAACCTTTGCTTGATTGCTTTCATCATGTACTTTGTAATTTTTTGCTCGTCGCACAACTTTGTCAAATGACGGATGTTTAAATGTTCGCGTCACTTTTACAACCACTGTTTTCTGCATTTTATCAGAAACAACTTCACCCTGGTACACTTTGCCCTGAGGTTTGGTCTGCATATTTTTTGCATTATCTGCCATTGTCACATTACCTCTTTAACACGTCATTAAGCATTGGACTTATTAGCATTCTTGAGCTCTTTTTGCTGCAAGAAAGTCAACGCTTGTGCAACTTTTTTCTTCAATTTTTTGAATTGAGAAACATCTTTAACTTGACCAGATATTTTAGCAAAGCTTAGATTAAAAAGCTCTTTTCTTAACATCTCAACTTCAGTCTTTAATGTCACCGCATCCAACTGTTTCAATTCAGTCTTATCCATTATTCACCTACCTGCACTTTTGGCTCCAATTGAGCCTGCACAGTTGCTAACAACTCTTCCTTTGTAACAAACTTAGTTTTCATAGGAAGCTTATATGTAACACTTTTTAAAATTTCTTGAGCTTCTTCTTTACGAAGTCCACCACCAAGTTCAACTAAAACGCGTCCACGTTTAACAACAGCAACCCAAAATTCTGGACTTCCTTTACCTTTACCCATTCGGGTTTCAGCAGGTTTTTTGGTAACTGGTTTGTCTGGAAAAAGTCTTAAAAAAAGCTTTCCAACTTTCTTTAATTTTCTGTTTGCAGTTACACGAATCGCTTCGATTTGTCGAGCTGTAACCCAGCAGTTATCAAGAGAAACAAGGCCATAGTCGCCAAATTGAAGCGTTGTTGCTCCCTTAGCTCGACCAGTGCGACGTCCTCGTTGAACTTTTCTAAATTTTACTTTTTTGGGCATTAACACGGCTATATCCTTCTAGTATTCGCCTTTGCAAATCCAAACTTTTACTCCGATAATACCATACGTGGTTAATGCTTCAGCCAGAGCAAAGTCAATATTTGCACGCAATGTGTGCAATGGAACAGAGCCAAGTCGCAACCATTCTGAACGTGCAATTTCTGCACCACCAAGTCTTCCAGAGCAGCAAATTTTAATCCCTTTTGCGCCACTCTTCATCGCTGTAAATCCAACTTTCTTCATAACGCGCTTAAAGCTCGCTCGTTTTTGAAGTTGTTCTGCAATGCTTTTAGCGACAAGTTGCGCATTCAATTCATACGCACGTACTTCTTGAACAGAGATATCAATATTTTTCTTAAATTTTTTGTAAAGATCATATTTAATTTGCTCAATACCCTGCCCCTTTTTCCCAATAATCATACCAGGACGGGATGCATGAATGGTAATGCGAATATTGCCAACTGCTTTTTCAATAACAATTTTTGCAATATCCAGATTATTCAAGCGATCTTTCAGATATCTGCGAATTTGAATATCTTCAATAAGCTCATCACCGTATGATTTTTTTGCAAACCATCGGCTGTGCCAATCTTCGAAAATTCCAAGTCTAAATCCTAATGGATGAACTTTCTGTCCCACACAACACCTCAATTAACGGCTATGTTTTTACTAACTTTTCTGTCTAATATAATTTCAATGTGGCTCAAGCGCTTACGCTGAGGATTTGCTCGTCCTTGTGCACCAGGCTTGAAGTACCGAATAATCGGCCCCTGATCAACGCGAATTTCTTTAATAAAAACAGAAGCCATTGAATCAATGTCTGAATTCTTATTTTTTGCATTCGCATAAGCCGATTCAAGCGCCTTAGTGATAGGACGCGCACGCTGCATCCCACAAGTCTTTAACCACGAGAAAGCTTTATCAACCGTCGTACCACGGATTACATCCGCAAGCAAACGAAGCTTATATGGAGAAATTCGTATGTATCGACTCTTTGCTTTGGAAACCATAATTACTATACCCTATTTTAATCAAAAAGCCTACTATTTAGCACCGGGTTTAGCACCCGCTCCTGGCTTGCCACCAGCGCCGGGTTTAGCACCCGCTCCTGGCTTACCACCAGCTTTACCACCAGCTTGTCGCTGACCACTATGCATACGAAACGTTCTTGTTGGTGAGAACTCACCCAAAACGTGTCCAACCATATTTTCTGTCACAAATACTGATGTAAATTTGCGACCATCATGAACTGCAATTGTCAAGCCTACAAAATCTGGTGTAATCATGCTTGCGCGCTTGTAAGTCTTTATGACTTCTCGCTTGCCAGAGCCGTGGGCTTTTTCAATCTTTGCAAGCAACGATGGGTCTACGTAAGGACCTTTTCGAATAGATCTTGCCATATTTTTTCCTAACCTTTGCTAAGCGCTTATTTTCTTCTCTTCAAAATCGCAGAACTCTTGCGACGTCGTGTGCGAACACCTTTGCAGTTCTTGCCCCATGGAGTTGTTGGGTGAGATCCTGATTTAGAACGCCCTTCACCACCACCATGTGGGTGATCAACAGGGTTCATAGCCATACCTCGAACTGTTGGTCGAATGCCCATTCTTCTTGATCGACCAGCTTTTCCAATGACCATATTGTGATAGTCGGCATTGGAAAGAGTTCCAATAGTCGCCCAGCTTGCATGGTTAACGGTGCGAAGCTCGCCTGATGGCATCTTCAACACAGCAAGATTATTCTCTTTTGCTACTAGTTGAACTGCGCATCCTGCACTGCGAGCAATTTTGCCGCCTCGGCCAGGAGTAAGTTCAACGTTGTGTACAAAAAATCCAACGGGAATGTTGCGTAATGGTATACAATTTCCAATTTTTGCTTCGGCTTTTTCACTTGAAACAACACGCGCTCCAACCTCTAAGCCTTCCGGTTTCAAAATAAAACCATATGAGCCATTGAAATATTTAATCAAGGCAATAGGAAGATTTCGATTTGGATCGTATTGCAGTGAAACAACTTCGCCCTCAACATCATGCTGGCTTCGCTTAAAGTCGATGATTCGGTATGTTTTTTTCGCACCACCACCACGATGTCGTGAAGTAATACGACCATACGCGTTACGTCCACCCGTTTTTTTTAACGGCGCAGTCAAACATTTAGGCGGTTTATCTGCTGACAAATCTTTATCAACAATATATTGCTGTGTACGTAAAGACGGGTTTCGTGGTTTTCTGTTTACAATCGGCATATTATTTTCCTTCAGATTCTGTTACTGGAGCTTCAGAAGGCATAATGCCCTCGAATAGTCCAGGAAGGTCAATTTTGTAACCAGGCTTCAATTTTACAATGGCTTTTTTTACGCCTAATGTTGTAAATTCCCGGCGTGCAAATATTTTCTTTTTTCCTGGGGTTCGAGATGTACGGACATCAGCAACCTTAACACCCCAAATAGATTCAACCGCTCGTCGTATATCAATCTTATTAGCAGAGAGAAGTACTTCGAAGGTAATCTTTCCGAATTTTTGGTATAATTCAGCACTTTTACTCGTCACCACTGGTCGCTTGATGACATCATATTTACTTAATTCCATCGCGCAATCATTTCTTTAAAGAGGTCAATGTCTTTCTTCAGAAACACCCAATGAGAAGCTCTACTTAAATCATAAGCATTTGGTTCATCGAATGATAAAATACGTACATTTGGGATATTACAAAATGACAGAAAGGTCACTTCATCACCAAATGGCACAAAGAGCACAATGTTTTTATCAGCCAAGCTTAATTTTTTAAGCATTTGTACTGCATTTTTGGTGCTTGCCTTTTCGCCTTGTGGAAGATCAAAGCAATAGATACTATCGCGTTCAATCGCCGTAAAAAGCAAATTGTTAAAAACCAACAAACGCTGTCCAGCATTCACGCTGAGTGTTCTTGTACGAGGTTGCGGGCCAAATGTGACACCACCACCACGCCACAAAGGTGAGCGCGGGGTTCCAGCTCGTGCTCGGCCTGTCCCTTTTTGTTTCCATGGCTTTTTATTGGATCGTGATGTTACATCGCCACGTCCCTTGCAGCCAACAGTTCCCTGTCTCCAGTTCTGCAACAATACTCTAATTGCTTGAGCAAATGTCTTAGGACTTGTATCTTTTTTAGTTACCGCTACAGCAACATCCAATGATTCAATTGCACTGCCACTGTTATCAAATATACGAATAGCTGCCATAATTATTTCCCTTGTGTTTTAATCAAGACAAGTGAGTCTTTTTTACCAGGAATTGCACCTTTGATAAATAAGCAACCATTCTCTTTATCAATACGGATAACCTTAAGACCTTCTACCGTAACACGATCAACACCCATGTGCCCTGGAAATTTCTTTCCTTTTAAAACTTCACCTTGGCGTCTCATGTTACCAGATGAACCTGGTTTTCTATGAAACTTTGAACCGTGGCTTTTTGGACCACCGGCAAATCCCCAGCGCTTAACAACACCCTGAAAACCTAATCCTCTGCTTGTTCCAACAACAGTAACCTTGTTTCCTTCTTGCAATGAAGAAAGAAGATCAAATGTTACCGCTTGTCCAAGAGCGCAATCTTTTGCAGCATCAGAAACAGGGATTTCTTTAATATGAACAAAGTAATTTTTCTTTGCTTTTAACCATATTTCTGAAAAAG is a window encoding:
- the rplO gene encoding 50S ribosomal protein L15, with translation MQLNSLEPITKKRKRRGRGGSRGGHSGRGKDGQGCRSGSNSEIKAWFEGGQMPLSRRLPRRGFNNPLKQEVFTVNLDQLEACYQSGEKVDGASLREKNLIKGNRKAHIKILGDGLLNKNLIVHVNACSKSASEAIQKAGGTIQLIGENGSGGTTS
- the rplD gene encoding 50S ribosomal protein L4; this encodes MAAIRIFDNSGSAIESLDVAVAVTKKDTSPKTFAQAIRVLLQNWRQGTVGCKGRGDVTSRSNKKPWKQKGTGRARAGTPRSPLWRGGGVTFGPQPRTRTLSVNAGQRLLVFNNLLFTAIERDSIYCFDLPQGEKASTKNAVQMLKKLSLADKNIVLFVPFGDEVTFLSFCNIPNVRILSFDEPNAYDLSRASHWVFLKKDIDLFKEMIARWN
- the secY gene encoding preprotein translocase subunit SecY; this translates as MALLHNLKNIFFVSDLRKKLVVTLSVFAVFRFGAHVPIPGVDVIALNQLFSSGSAGGFLSYLDLFSGGALKNFAIFALGMSPYISASIMMQLLTVMVPTLEALSKEGEYGRRIIGQYTRYLALVVGVVQALGIAVYIERQPGLVITPGWGFRLTALLFLSVGSLFVMWLGEQINTHGIGNGSSMIIFAGIVASMPQALFTIFENIRLGQTDILMVGLLAIFALLLVGCIIFLERGERKVPVQYAKRVVGRKVFGGQTAFIPLKLNPAGVVPVIFAQALMGMPMTIAGFLAAYWPALNRLLMDWFYQEKLFYNVVQSGLIIFFAFFYTAIIFNPAELADNIRKSGGFIPGIRPGRKTAEFFDYLLTRVGFPGAVYLATLTILPSMIKNFFSFPVMFSGTGLLIVIGVALDMSSQIESHLIERGYEKFLASGRLKGRTSR
- a CDS encoding type Z 30S ribosomal protein S14, which gives rise to MARKALIEKANKPPKFSTRLRNRCRLCGRPRGYMRMFMMCRLCFRKYALEGLLPGVKKASW
- the rplB gene encoding 50S ribosomal protein L2; translation: MPIVNRKPRNPSLRTQQYIVDKDLSADKPPKCLTAPLKKTGGRNAYGRITSRHRGGGAKKTYRIIDFKRSQHDVEGEVVSLQYDPNRNLPIALIKYFNGSYGFILKPEGLEVGARVVSSEKAEAKIGNCIPLRNIPVGFFVHNVELTPGRGGKIARSAGCAVQLVAKENNLAVLKMPSGELRTVNHASWATIGTLSNADYHNMVIGKAGRSRRMGIRPTVRGMAMNPVDHPHGGGEGRSKSGSHPTTPWGKNCKGVRTRRRKSSAILKRRK
- the rplN gene encoding 50S ribosomal protein L14, whose product is MVQERTRLKIADNSGAKEAEVIRVCGSTGKRYAYLGDIVKVAVKKAIPGGTVKKSAVMDAVIVRTRKEVRRIDGSYIRFDDNAAVIIDKEKQPVGTRIFGPVARELRAEGYAKIISLAPEVL
- the rplC gene encoding 50S ribosomal protein L3, with protein sequence MLNGVLGKKIGMTQVFDAQGIVVPVTVVDVSNQFVTQIKTPEKDGYTSLQVGLLRKRYQGKPFSEIWLKAKKNYFVHIKEIPVSDAAKDCALGQAVTFDLLSSLQEGNKVTVVGTSRGLGFQGVVKRWGFAGGPKSHGSKFHRKPGSSGNMRRQGEVLKGKKFPGHMGVDRVTVEGLKVIRIDKENGCLFIKGAIPGKKDSLVLIKTQGK
- the rplE gene encoding 50S ribosomal protein L5, which produces MKSRLQDLYKNQLRAELQKELNLENVMQVPQVTKIVINVGAKDAVSDSKVLTEVKNVISQIAGQSAVRTIAKKSIASFKLREGMPIGIMVTLRGERMYHFLDKLISVVLPAVRDFQGVKTKLDGRGGYNLGIKDWLVFPEVDYDKVGKSRGINVTIQTSTSSDAHAFALLKKFGMPFQKGR
- the rpsS gene encoding 30S ribosomal protein S19 codes for the protein MARSIRKGPYVDPSLLAKIEKAHGSGKREVIKTYKRASMITPDFVGLTIAVHDGRKFTSVFVTENMVGHVLGEFSPTRTFRMHSGQRQAGGKAGGKPGAGAKPGAGGKPGAGAKPGAK
- the rplP gene encoding 50S ribosomal protein L16, with the translated sequence MLMPKKVKFRKVQRGRRTGRAKGATTLQFGDYGLVSLDNCWVTARQIEAIRVTANRKLKKVGKLFLRLFPDKPVTKKPAETRMGKGKGSPEFWVAVVKRGRVLVELGGGLRKEEAQEILKSVTYKLPMKTKFVTKEELLATVQAQLEPKVQVGE
- a CDS encoding 50S ribosomal protein L18 — its product is MSIERDIKLRKKRRAFRVRNKLASKGLKPRITVFRSLQHIYAQIIDDATHSTLLSFSSLSLNEPTGDKKLVAKQVGVELGKLAVAKEIKDVFFDRGSYLYHGRVKALADGLREGGLSF
- the rplW gene encoding 50S ribosomal protein L23 translates to MELSKYDVIKRPVVTSKSAELYQKFGKITFEVLLSANKIDIRRAVESIWGVKVADVRTSRTPGKKKIFARREFTTLGVKKAIVKLKPGYKIDLPGLFEGIMPSEAPVTESEGK
- the rpsC gene encoding 30S ribosomal protein S3 — its product is MGQKVHPLGFRLGIFEDWHSRWFAKKSYGDELIEDIQIRRYLKDRLNNLDIAKIVIEKAVGNIRITIHASRPGMIIGKKGQGIEQIKYDLYKKFKKNIDISVQEVRAYELNAQLVAKSIAEQLQKRASFKRVMKKVGFTAMKSGAKGIKICCSGRLGGAEIARSEWLRLGSVPLHTLRANIDFALAEALTTYGIIGVKVWICKGEY
- the rpsQ gene encoding 30S ribosomal protein S17; translated protein: MQTKPQGKVYQGEVVSDKMQKTVVVKVTRTFKHPSFDKVVRRAKNYKVHDESNQAKVGDVVEIVECRPLSKTKHMMLSRIVSQ
- the rplV gene encoding 50S ribosomal protein L22, encoding MVSKAKSRYIRISPYKLRLLADVIRGTTVDKAFSWLKTCGMQRARPITKALESAYANAKNKNSDIDSMASVFIKEIRVDQGPIIRYFKPGAQGRANPQRKRLSHIEIILDRKVSKNIAVN
- a CDS encoding 50S ribosomal protein L24, which produces MLSRVKKDDTVYVLAGKDKGKHGVVIAVDHKNDRVLIKDVGIVTRHVKARKAGDKSKIVKEESFIPLCKVMPVCSSCKKACRVQVRFLEDSEKVRICHRCKEAF
- the rpmC gene encoding 50S ribosomal protein L29, producing MDKTELKQLDAVTLKTEVEMLRKELFNLSFAKISGQVKDVSQFKKLKKKVAQALTFLQQKELKNANKSNA
- the rplF gene encoding 50S ribosomal protein L6 — encoded protein: MSKIGRKPIAITTAKVEFSGNQVSIAGPKGKFLHEIPAASLKISLEGKVLQLEMLENTRQNRMLMGLNRALLANKVKGVETGFEQKMTIVGLGFKALVTGNKVVLSLGYTNKIEYILPAEVTLEVDKSGQNLIFKSADKFILGNVCDAIRSFRPPEPYKGTGIVRDGEVVRRKAGKTKSS
- the rpsH gene encoding 30S ribosomal protein S8, with product MSVDSIGDFLTIIRNGLMVKKRSVTMPSSGLKVNIASVLKAEGYVKDFQVNDNDGKPVLTVHLKYVKGESVIHEITRVSTPGRRHYERSNNLERVIGGLGISIVTTSIGVITDAQARKQSVGGEVICHVW
- the rpsE gene encoding 30S ribosomal protein S5, with protein sequence MGQAKAPQTEEFSESVLSVRRVAKVIKGGRRFAFSALVVVGDKKGSIGVALGKSREVASAISKALRRARKNMFAVPLYKTTVPFTVVGRHGASTVLIRSASKGTGVIAGGAVRSIMESLGVRDVLAKAFGASNPQNVVKATIDGLKKLKSAQQIANMRGKTLNDLFEVKKNVAA